One part of the Rutidosis leptorrhynchoides isolate AG116_Rl617_1_P2 chromosome 1, CSIRO_AGI_Rlap_v1, whole genome shotgun sequence genome encodes these proteins:
- the LOC139843620 gene encoding protein FAR1-RELATED SEQUENCE 5-like, protein MSDGSWMLKSYNLRHNHDPATDMSGHASSRQLSADEIKSVKEMTMVRIPPRQILSSLRQRNSNLSAISRTIYNVKKQIRKDNLKNRSIIGALFEELAKGGFTYDILHNSEGRITRLFIAHPLSIKLARIFSNTFVMDCTYKTNRYNMPLLDIIEVSCFNSSFYSGFAFLEKEDEENYIWALHVFKKILGQGNYPSIIMSDRELALMNGKKNVFPSATNLLCVWHIEKNMLANCKKHFDRGEDCDNFMLGWKNVVYSMNEELLYGNWREFELIYKEKKSALDYIKNTWFPWKEKFISVWTEKYLHFGCRTSSRVEGAHVKLKMYLQASTCDFHQVEQKISLAVKHEFNEIKVQLASEKIQIPHNCNMPLFRELIV, encoded by the coding sequence ATGAGTGATGGTTCTTGGATGCTTAAGTCATACAACTTGAGACATAATCATGATCCTGCTACTGATATGTCGGGACATGCATCCTCCCGTCAATTATCAGCGGATGAAATAAAAAGTGTTAAAGAAATGACGATGGTTAGAATACCTCCAAGACAAATTCTTTCTTCTTTGCGTCAACGAAACTCTAACCTATCAGCTATATCAAGAACTATATACAACGTGAAGAAACAAATACGAAAGGATAACTTGAAAAATCGGTCCATAATTGGTGCATTATTCGAGGAGCTTGCAAAAGGTGGATTTACGTATGATATTTTACATAACTCGGAAGGCCGCATAACTCGTTTGTTCATTGCTCACCCTCTTTCAATTAAACTAGCTAGAATCTTCTCGAATACATTTGTGATGGATTGCACATATAAAACCAATAGATATAACATGCCCCTTCTTGATATCATTGAAGTTTCTTGTTTTAACAGTTCTTTTTATTCTGGATTCGCGTTTTTGGAAAAAGAGGACGAAGAGAATTATATATGGGCGTTACATGTGTTTAAGAAGATTTTGGGACAAGGTAATTATCCATCTATAATTATGTCAGATAGGGAGTTAGCTCTAATGAATGGCAAAAAGAATGTATTTCCAAGTGCAACAAATCTTTTATGCGTTTGGCATATTGAAAAGAACATGTTGGCAAATTGCAAGAAGCATTTTGACCGTGGTGAAGATTGTGATAATTTTATGTTGGGATGGAAGAATGTGGTGTATTCAATGAATGAAGAGCTTCTTTATGGCAATTGGCGTGAGTTTGAATTGATTTATAAAGAGAAGAAAAGTGCATTAGACTATATAAAGAACACATGGTTTCCATGGAAAGAAAAATTTATTAGTGTGTGGACTGAAAAGTACTTGCATTTTGGTTGTCGTACGTCATCAAGAGTTGAAGGTGCCCATGTGAAACTTAAGATGTATTTACAAGCTTCTACATGTGATTTTCATCAAGTGGAACAGAAAATTAGTCTTGCAGTTAAACATGAATTTAACGAGATTAAAGTGCAACTTGCAAGTGAGAAAATTCAAATACCTCACAACTGCAACATGCCTCTATTTAGAGAGctaatagtgtag